From the Nematostella vectensis chromosome 7, jaNemVect1.1, whole genome shotgun sequence genome, the window tttaaaatttggaattaagcttttggtcagaggaactccttgtttgcggaatcttgagcttatatattgagaattggaaaatttcatgccatttttccCCCTGTCTGAGATTTCAGGAGAAACGTTGATGAATTTAACATTTCTACCACTAGGTCAACTTTGACATGCACTTCAAACTTCTCGACAACTAAAAAGTTTTGTCATAATCTCCTACCTGGGCCAGGTATACCATACCACTGCCGAGCAGTAAAAGATTGCCGAAATATGTAAATTCATGAGCAGTAAAAAGATTGTCGAAATAAGTAAATTTATGACAACACTAACCTTTTTTGAAGTAGCCATTACTACGTTCACTTGCCTTTAGGGAAATAAACTTAACGCCTTTTAGGAAGACGATTATAATAAGTATATTTTGATATTCCTTCTTGGATGCTCGCCCATAATGCCAAGTTGTAATCAGTTGTTTGAGCGAAAGGGCGACTATGATGTCTTTTAGAATCACTTGGAATCGTGCGAGTCTCTTGGTTTTCTTTCAATGTCCAGATAAACTCATTGACGACAAGCACACAATAAGTTCCCATGTTTTCTAttttaagtttatttttttttcttgagcGACGTATGTAAAAGGTCACGGAGGTAAGCTGGTGTCTAAAGCGACTGGATCGGGCTTTATAAGGAGAGCGTTATCTTGATACCCTTTCGCCTCTTTTATCTATCACATAAGGCCCGCAGAATACAAGAAAAGGGCATATAAATCGATTGAGTTATAAGCTCTCGATAGTAAAAATCATCAAATGATAATACTGAAACACTTAGCCGCCGCAGACTTTATTTCAAATCTACGAAAAATCCAATGAAAATTGCTGCCTccagaagaacaaaaacaaatgccACTGATACTGattctttcttatttttccgaacgGTAGCTAGCTAGAGAAGGGTGGGTAGGGGGGAATTAATAAGAGCAGTTATTGCTCCCCTACCACATGATATAAAATATCCCCAACAATCCCATCTACACACAAGCTTCAACTGTCTACGGCAATACAGTCTTTGTAAACTTAATTTTCACTGAATCAATTTCTGTCGTCAAAGTGAGATCAATGGATTGAAATCACATAGATTAGGAATCATCCGATGCGAACGAGCGTCAGTTTTGCTATAATCTTTAAGTGTGAAATCTTAAAAACACAAAGGCTAATGTTTTCCTTGGCAATTCATTATAGGATTTTATTTTGAGAAATATGACACTCAGCACACCCTTGAGCTTCACCGAGGGGCCACAAACATGCATTCTCACTCTGTCCTTCACCAATATTGGAAGAAACCTAAGATTAATTCCGATATAAGAGCAAAAATTAAGATCGACACGGGGGTTCCAATGCAACGAAGCCCGTAAAAAGTCAAACTCTTCCCTTGTTACTATTTTattacctcccccccccccccccccagggtaTCGTGCGTCCGCTTGTGTCCAACGCCTATATGACATGACGAGGATGGATCTTTTTAGGCAAGAGTACATTTATTTTGTCAAAGATTGAGAGGACAATTTTGGCGTAAAATAAAGCGTGTGCTTCAAGCTGGAGTATTGTTAAGTGTTACTGTGAATTAAGAAACAAATTCATCCCGCAGATTTCGAGATttgtattttaatataaaaatattcctTCCATTTAACTTGtatgaaataaaatcattTGATTCCCAAGAAGAGTGAATCTTGCGAAATCTGATATagcaatctaaaaaaaaaatatacgaAAATCGCGCCGAAAATGAGCCTTCTATAGGGAACTTAGTATaagctgtttagccaaaacaacctcggcgcGTCACCTTATACTGGTCTAAAAATCTAGTCATCCTTAGCTGACCTTTTTGGAAAATACAGAGCTACAAAATATCTGCAAGCCTGAATGGTTTGGCTTTCTGTAGCTTTTATAATATGCTTGATCTcatgagaaaaaatatatatataagcatTCATAGACAAAACTAGggaaaataatatttcacaTGAAGCCCAAAagaaattttcttttaaaattttcttttaaaatttttcgACAATGGTACCAGACGACAACAGctttatgcaaaaattcaTAAAAGAAGAACATATCCCTTTCACCTTACCTTAAACCAGCTTTTATGTTCTCGAGGGAAAGATATGAGCTTTTAGGATTTCCAATAAGTTGAATGATTCTTGTATACAATACTTATATATTATAGAATCCCTTTTTACCTTTCATTAGCTCCATTCTCTTGTGGAACGAACCAAAGTGTAATTGTCCAGCAACTCGCTTTATGACTGAGTCACAGCCTTTGTCCTAAAAGGCCACAAAAGTACAATTAAATGTTCAATTAGGGATTTGAATTTGACATGAAAACGGAATTACACCACTTTCAGCTGGAATTTGAATATTGAACTGAAAGGACGACCCTAAAAGGTATCAATACACTTATTAtcatataaacatttttttagtaaGGCTGCACAGGTGAATCCATATTTGTTGCATCATGGATAGCACATAAATTACAAAATATCCATTCCTTAATTTAAAAGGACGTCCTGAAGAATATTTTCCGCCTTAAGTTTCTCTAAAAGCGGACCAGCCTAaaatgaaaattagacgttcctTTAAATATGGAAAAATAATACCACCAGTTTTCAAAATGGAGATCATTACTGCCTGTGTCTTTAAGACATACTCGCGAGGTGCTAGTGGACGTCTTGTTCAGATAAgtctattgatgatgatgtctaaACATTAATCGGATACTATACTAGAGAGGAATCTTATACAAGCGATCTCTTGATGAATCAAGGAAGTGCACAAATCTGTTCCCTTTCTCCTCCTACGACATAACTCCAAGAGGGGGGCGTAAGGGTTTGCGATGATGCGGTTTTGCCTTTAGTCTGGCGTGGTTTTTTGGTTTTTCATATTGCGGTTTCTCTAGACTGCGCGGTTTACGATTATTGGCTTATTTCGCGGTTTTGGGCGTTTTTTCTGTGTGGTTTCTGTGTGTTTTTCTGTGCGGTTTTGCGAATTTCGGACCCCCTTACGCCCCCCTCGTCGTATATCATATGCATAAGAGATGTTATTACGCCTCCCCTTCTCGTATAGACAGATAGAAGTGTTCAATGATGTTTCTAGTAAGGAAGAAAAGATGCTGCAATTCGGAAGAAGCACTTTTAAACATAGCACTTCACTGTATAAATCATAGTTTTAGATAAGAATAGCATCGGCATCTTTGAAGGGAAATTGTATTTGCCTTGGCGATGTCTAGTAAGAGATTTTTGCAGCGAATGATGGATATTCCGTGATGACATGtacccttggcggccaaaaagccGGTCATTTTCCATATGACCAGATGaatcgcccccccccccccccccctaagtcAATCCTGGGAAACGCGCCTGTCTAGTATAGCCAAATGTACAATCATGAAACTCTGATCAAAAAGAAGCTGATCCATAAGAAATTGAACATGTTTACAGAGCCAATAGTTTTTAGTGAATCTACAATAATCGGTGAAGCAAAGCTATTTTCGttcctttatttattttcttttttctgtattttttcttttttaagttatttctttaaatattaCAGATTGACGAAGCACCATTTCTTTATTGATAAAATCGACGGTGAAATTATAAAACATCAAAGGACAAAAATCGAACCAAACTAATTATACTACGGTGATCAAGGTGGTGTTTATATCGCATGGCAGACTTAATCGGATGAAATGGTGCATTAATACAGATTATGGCCTCTGCATTTCAATATTTATGCATAGTTGGCCTAATGAAAAGTCACTTTCAGGTAAATTGCTTGAACCTAAACATCATCTCCCACGATAGTCAATCTAAAAACATAGAGACAACCGGCACTAATGGACTTCCTACACGGTTGTATAAAAAAGTGGGCCGGCCATAGTGTATTCACTATTCACAGGGTTATCACTCTCCATTTCACAAGACAAGACTTATTGAACGATTTGTGGCTTATTGTGAGTTAAAAGGAATATTGagtttttttatgtaaaaaaacatatagttCTACTTGAAGTGTACATCAGAACATGTCATCGTGGTGATTGGAGCGTCAATTTTCACATTGCGAACTTTTCGCCTAGACCTATTTTGAGTATCAAATATAATTAACATAATTTTCCTCTTTTGTCCAGATTATGCAGTTCTTACCTAGCATTAAAAAACTATTAATGCTTTTgagctttttcattttttttcttgaaatgtCTTCAGGTTACGGAAATACTAAGCAGAATAATTTACAGAAATaattatgtgtttttttttcttttttcttcaactGTCCATcgaagtgttttttttctctcttaaATACGTTAATcttgaatatatatattacaATATAGCTGAGTCATTGAGCCTTTTAACTGAAAATGTGAAGAAAACCAAGAAATGTGGACAAACATTCTGGTGAACGTTGTTTGCAAAATGACAATCTTACCTCTTTGATCGCGGCTCCGTTCCACTGAAATAAAGAGAGAGAGTTCTACTAACAGGGATGAAGCGCCTCTTGGGTTGACAACGAGGGAGTTAAGCCACCGAGCTTGATGCGCCCCCAAAGCCCCAATATAATATGAGCACATTACCAATAGACACGTCGAGATGTGATTATCATTGATTGCGCCAACCTCGACAACATCAAAGCCAAAGTTTGTTTATTCAAGTAAAGGATTAGATATTTGGTCGTGAACTAGAGGATAGCATTAAGGGAATGTGGGTTGAGTTGAGTATTCCATATTAACTGAAAGATAAGCATAGTGGCTAACTATATTGAAACCTAAGTAATCTTGTAGCGAGAATTGAATGGGAAGCAAAGGGCGGGCTTCCTGCAAATTGGAGACTGGGGCGAGCGCGTGGGGATGTCTATgctgtgataaaaaaaaagcgaatATATAAACTAAAGACAGAGCCGTCACGGGGATAGAgcaagagcctggggcgagcgcgcgggagaccgtGATAGGACCGGTTCCTtaacatcctcggggacccagggcgtcgcagAAATCGGGCACAAAGAGAGCGCGCGTGAAAAGTGctctttctttctcgcgcCTTCCTTGTGTGCCCAATCTCTACGACgtcctgggtccccgaggatggttCCTTAATAATTAAATTCATAAATGAATGAACAGTCAAATTCTTAAATTCATGAGTTAGGCGGTGGATGGCAGACCGATCTATAAGTACTGGTCCCGGGAAGCAAAGTTATCCCTCGGATATGGCTATCACCTTAAATTTACAAAGGAAACCCGGTAAATCAGCAAATATGCGTCCAGTTTAACCTTATTGTTGATTTTAGAGAGTAGCTTAGTTACATCTTTATGCTATCCTGCAATTACCTCCATTCAGTCCCTGTTTTTAACTGGTTTCCAATTGCCCATTCTCTCTCTAGCTTTAATTGTAATCAATAGTAATCACTCTAGCCGTGGAATGTATAAGGACTTGTTATTTGCAATCAATACATGATAAACGCCAATAATAATCGCCGGGTGACATTATAGGACTTATAAATACTAGATAAATTCTGGGAGTAAATCCCCATTCTGCAATTACCAGgcttgggaaccctgtgcttAATTTGAACGACTTATCAGCAGATAGCAATTTTATCGGATCACGCGCCCTCTGCTAACTTTATCTGCTATTTTATCGACCGTTTCAGGAATAGAATAATCTACGAATAGGGTTATCTGGGCCGGATAAAGTGCAGGAACGGCCACAACATCTGGGCTGTTTTctggaaaaaaaggaaaactatGATGGGCATCAACCTCAAACGTTGTGTTGGACTTGTGTTGGAAACAAACATTGATTGttaaattttgttgttgaAAAATGTAGTGTTCTATGAttaaaaaatttggaaaaagtgggtatttttttgtaacCCACAaggaatttttttctaaaaattgCACTTTTTGGCTAAAAACAAGACCACTGCTTTTAGCATTTAATGCTTTTAACGAAAGtcggttttttttaatggtctAAAAGTGGTGCAAGCGAGCGGGAAACCTGTGATTTTCTATAAACATTAGGGCCTGGGCGTATTTAAAAAATGGCCGCCTGCAAAATCGCAATAAACACATTTCTGCGAGTTTACGTGGTAACTTCGTACACAATTCTAGGGCTacaaaaaatcgaaaaaaaagattgaagaggacttccaaatatggtatgtaatgacctaataaggaattgaccgattttattattatgcgggttacctgtgtgtTGATGGTGTGACGGAATCCCGAAAAAACGGCCAAAGAGTAGGCTGTGTTCTAGCCTTTATCTGGGCATTTCTGGGTCAATGTTATagacaataaacaataaacataaACGAAGCTATTTATTTCTAGTATGAGCATTTGTGTTTTGAgcaaaattactttttttaaatcaattcAATTCAGTACATTTATCAAGATACCTTGTTATAAAAGGTAAGGTCAATCATGATTACCTGATTTAGAAATGTTCGCATGTATCATCAATTTAATATTTAATTATCAAAACAGGTGTATATCTATTAAATCTTGCGAATGATTTAGGCCAAGTATTGGTCTATTTCTAAAAGCGTAGAGACTCTTACAAATTGTAATACAGGAAGCCCTTTACCATGCACATCATTGATTCCAATATTTGATATGTCAAAGTCTCTTAAGGAGACGTTAAGGAATGGATACATTACTGCATAAGAAAGTGTGATGATGCTATTTGTTGAGCCATTAAACATTGACAGAATGTGTCAGCGGTTTTGATTCCGACGATGCCCGGATGGAGCCCGGGTTTTTAGTCGAGCTCGAACGACTCGTGTTTCTTAGGTCCACGCTGCTCTTTAAAGAACCATCACGCCATTGCTTCCACTTTCGTCTACGGAGAATCGTCAAAAACGCCCTCTTGAAGTCGGAAATCCTATAACTGTACAACGCTGCATTTACGGATGAGTTGCTGTAATGAAGGAGTTTAACGAAGTAGATGACTTTTGAGTTCACGCGACACGTTCCacagaagaacaaaacggTGTTTACAACCATAAAAGGCAACCATGCTACCACAAAGAGCACACTGACAAGGAACAAAATCCCCGCGAGTTTGACCTCACGATTTTGAGACCAGTAATTCGTATCATGCTGTTTGTGGCGAACAGTCCACCATATGGCGATATAGGTGGCCACGGTGACAAGCAGCGGAATGACAAAGAGGACGAAGAGCACGTAGAATCGTGGAATCATGGAGATCTCTGTTTTAGGGATAAATAAGCTGAAGGTCATCAGTGCAAGACCCCAGACTATAGCGAGCCCGGCAAGGTAGGAATTCCTGGACGAGACACGATGGTATATGGGCCAACCGATAGCAAACATACGCTCCAGGCTTATCAACATGAGGTGAAGGATAGACGAGATCCCTGCAAACGCATCGAGTG encodes:
- the LOC5507022 gene encoding 5-hydroxytryptamine receptor 2B isoform X2, which gives rise to MNNSSAKVVPGRLNLSGSRMEIGELLIWCIVNGVLSFSAIFGNSLIILSFVRFKKLRTRTNYFIVGLAVADFLVGLISMPMWIASMITVWLRTTSWMRSVLYRAFLALDAFAGISSILHLMLISLERMFAIGWPIYHRVSSRNSYLAGLAIVWGLALMTFSLFIPKTEISMIPRFYVLFVLFVIPLLVTVATYIAIWWTVRHKQHDTNYWSQNREVKLAGILFLVSVLFVVAWLPFMVVNTVLFFCGTCRVNSKVIYFVKLLHYSNSSVNAALYSYRISDFKRAFLTILRRRKWKQWRDGSLKSSVDLRNTSRSSSTKNPGSIRASSESKPLTHSVNV
- the LOC5507022 gene encoding 5-hydroxytryptamine receptor 2B isoform X1; the protein is MHVGQGPQTAHSSLEEFENCRCSQTSLFKTTTATPRTKMNNSSAKVVPGRLNLSGSRMEIGELLIWCIVNGVLSFSAIFGNSLIILSFVRFKKLRTRTNYFIVGLAVADFLVGLISMPMWIASMITVWLRTTSWMRSVLYRAFLALDAFAGISSILHLMLISLERMFAIGWPIYHRVSSRNSYLAGLAIVWGLALMTFSLFIPKTEISMIPRFYVLFVLFVIPLLVTVATYIAIWWTVRHKQHDTNYWSQNREVKLAGILFLVSVLFVVAWLPFMVVNTVLFFCGTCRVNSKVIYFVKLLHYSNSSVNAALYSYRISDFKRAFLTILRRRKWKQWRDGSLKSSVDLRNTSRSSSTKNPGSIRASSESKPLTHSVNV